One Gadus chalcogrammus isolate NIFS_2021 chromosome 7, NIFS_Gcha_1.0, whole genome shotgun sequence genomic window, acactagaTATTTAAAAGCCTAAATTAATAACAGTAACAAAAATTTAATACAGTTTAGACAAAATAACTAATGAAATACCATAGTACTACTCAATAGTACCATGAAAATTGCATAGCATTTGAATTGACAATAGCTTTGAATTAGTCACCTTTTTGATACTCTGTAGTTTGCTGTTGTGAGAACACCTGTTTTGGGGTCTCTGACTGTGGCTCTAGCAAGCTGGATCAGGAAGAACAAACGCAGAGGAAGTAGCTGTTAAACTCAACTAAAATGagattaaaataaacaaaagtaaAAACGTAGAATTCCTTTTTTGTTGCTGGATTAGGATTTTGACCTCTTGGTTATAAAACAGTCTTATAAATCAGTTACAAATGTCTTAGAAAAACTTGAATATATACGCCTTCCTCTAGGCTTGTTGCTCAATCCATCAGAAACACTTGAAGACGGATGGATGACTGTACCAGCAAGAAATATATTCTACTATCCATGAACAATTACTTTTCGTGCTCTGGCTTGACCCTTTGCAACAGGTCAACAGGGGGGTCACTGACTGGCAGGTACtgacttgagacttgagacGGTGCCTAGCCCCTGTATACAGGGGTAAAAGTTAGATGACATGTATCTAAATACCCTGTAAGCCACTTCGGATAGGATCACCTACTAAGATCACCTACTGAATTACTTCTGTATGTTCATGTTAATGTCACCGCGTCTTTACGTAGCGCAGGACTGAAGGGTCTGAGGGTCTTTGGCTGAGGCTCACGTTGGGCTTGGCGAGCTGCTTGATGGTCTCGATCTCATCGTGGGACAGGGCGTTGAGGTAGCGCACGATGCGGGGGCTGTCCCActcgtcctcctccatcatcGGCCTCAGCAGCAGCCGCGGGTTCCTGTTGCCGTCATGGTAACGGCAGAACAGGCCGCTCCGCCTCTTCTCTGTCTACAAAGCAGTAGTTGAGTTCAGTAGTTTCACAAGAAGAAACTACTTTTTGGGCGAAGAGATATTTGAGCTTCACtgttgaaaacttttttttttaattcaaccgCTCCATCTTTCTATTTTCCCTACCATTTCCCATGCTTTGTGATCATGAACATGAATCATTTCCTCACCATTTGGACCCCTTCTCCTCTGCAGAGGGCCTCGTAGACCTCCCTCTCCGGCAGGTGGTCTTTAGGCCTGGCATAGGTTCCGATCTGGATGGGCTCCTCGAACGAAGTCAGCTCGGACTGCTTCACCTCCGTCAGTTGCTTGGAAAGGAGCCGCTCAAAGTACCGCAGGTTCGCCcctgccctctggtggccagAGTCTGCAAGCACAGATTCAAAGATTGAATAACTCAGACTGGTCTGGCAACCTCTACAGTCAATGCACCTGCATATAACCCTagggcccccaggggccaccAGGCGTCTCCCTGTCCCTAGGGCCACCAGGGGCCACCAGGGGCCACCAGGGGCCACCAGGCGTCTCCCCGTACCTAGGGCCACGAGGCGCAGCGTGAGCTCGATGGCGCGCGGCAGGTCGCCCATCTGGTAGACCGAGTAGCTGAGGTAGTCCAGGACGGTGGCCTTGGAGGCCACGGAGTCCTCGCCCATGTCCAGCTGCCGCAGGGCCTGCTGCATCCACAGCACCGAGTGGTAGTAGTCGCCGTCGTTGTAGGCCGTCTTGCCCATGTCGAAGCAGTCGTCCGTCGTCAGGAGCACGTTGGAGTGGAGCCCTGGATGGAGGCGGTGATGGGAGTGTCAAGGAAGCCGTTTCTCTGAATATGCAGCATATACTGAGAGTTTGTTGTTGCGTGTTTTTTTGTGGTTGCCATACTGTTACCAAGGAAATAttgaagaggaaaaaaaattgGACTTGGTGATTTGTTTCTTCATTCCTTTAAGGGGCGTGTTGCAGGGTTTCTTTTCCGacgaatttgtgcaatttgcttgttggtatttaagatttaaagtgttatttattgtattaaaTGTTGTTAGGTGTCACAAAACGGAATGTTACacgaaaaagtaggtactattttagcggtttgctattgattctcatttcccccagaatgcattgcatgacgtcacgttggggagacacggaccaaagccgcattgagacccttgagagtagagactagtaagagagtgttcagcagatgatacagatacatagataaatacatagatattatatatagttagttagtaattgctgtcactagatataaagaaaacgttgactttcactcagtgctattcactgacagtacaaataaataaaagtgtcgttattgtatgcattgctgttcattgactagctccagcgctcgttgctggttgctaaatgatagcaactctacactcattctcctctgaccacgcatttaattggctttgaccgccatcagttctcggcaattcctcattcgccctctcacgtctgacaggttcgaaatGATACTGCTGTGGGacatcatacatgttatttgtggttcttgccacctcttagacgccatagttctagtactaggctgaggctaccatccaccacgtctccccaacgtgacgtcatcgccggatggcgttagaaaacacccgttactgccaaaaacgacaaaaaactggactttaacactattttttagacattttataaatgatacacatatttttagtgctttatgtacccattaatgaaaacttccggttaacctgcacgtaGGCCTTTAATGGGTATATCAAGGGGAAAAAATACTTTtgaccgtgtgcgtgtgtgtgtgtgtgtgtgtgtgtgtgtgtgtgtgtgtttatgcgtgcatgtgtgtatataatatatagaacaTCATTCATTAAAAGATCCTTATCAAACCATAGATAACCATGCATTTCATTATTCATTTGTCAATTAAACACCAATCATACACAATATGCAGCAAAAATCCTCCACTCTTCTGGAGCTGTACTGTTAAGTGTATTACCTAAGGTTTTCTGTGGCAATGGGCAGGTTGAGATATGTTAAGACTAAGCCTAGCAGATAACAGATAAATGAACGCTCGGGCGCATGCACAATGCTAAGTATCCAAACACACGCATCCACCGAAAGCTTCACAGCAAaactcagacaaacacagacatgcaagACCATGGCTGATGAAGAGTAATGGAATTTTACCCTAATCAGAAATCAGAAATGAACCCTCAGcctttttgtattttatgtgtACACACTGTGTTACCTTAGTTTCCTGACAAGTTGGCTAATCTCACTCACTCAGAAGCGCCAATCAGATACAAGTGCAGAtgcccacatgcacacaaacgaacacacaaacacacacctccctcccttcctcccccctcccctaacAGTGCTGCTTTCTCTCCCCAACATGCTGGTGTTACAGGAGGGTGATCCCCACTGTCTTCTCCACAGCATAGCATGGCAGTGATCCAGGTAAGTACTTTTTAGCATCTTGGCCTAGGAGAAGCTCTCCGGGCCAGCTGTTGCATGAGTGAGTGCTACCTGGAAGCTTGCCCCGGGAGAAGCTCTCAGAGTCCAGCTGGTACGTATCCTGGAGCCGCATGAGAGCCTTGGCAGCCCCCTTCTCGTCCTCCTGGTCTGGGAAGAACGgcctgtgtgtggatatgtTGGAAATGAACCCTGCAGGAACGAGGAGAGGAcagttgaataaacaaaaaaacatcaaattgttgtgttttggaGGCAATATGGGATCATTACGTATGTGTAGATAGAAGGGACCATGTGACAGTGGCACCATGGAAGGTTAGACGTGGCCATGAGCTTCACTATGTCTTTGTTTAAATTTTCTTTATGCCAGTGCACCAGCCTTGATTGAGCAAATGAAATAACTTCTCTTCTCCATATGGTTGCAGGCGGAGGTACGTGCATGGAAGCCATGGAAAAAATGGAGCTTAATTCATACACTTGTGTTAACCCTGCATGAACACCAATCAGCAAACAGCCCATTGAATGTCCGTGAACAGATGTTGAAAttagagcaggggagagaggcagtgagagagaaacaacaGAAAACTAAACATTGTGAAAAATTGCACTGGAAATGTAATGTTTGATATAAACAGGCAGGGTTTCACTGAAATAGAACTGCCATTGAAGACTTTAAATATTATGACATCCCAAACACTGAAAGAGCATTACAGAAACAGTTTTAAAATCTGAAGTTTAGCAGGACAGTACCGAACAAAATGACTTGTTTCAATATACCACCACTGCATAACCATTAAGACATGTTGAGGCCCGAGCAGAAATACTTATTTAAATATTGGCAGCTTGAATcttccacacccacacccacacccacacgcacacagagacacacacacacacacacacacacacacacacacacacacacacacacacacacacacacacacacacacacacacacacacacacacacacacacacacacacacacacacacacacacacacacagatgtgtacCTTCAGAGGGGTCTTGCAGCACCAGGCTCTCCAGTTGGGACCACTCTGTGTGGAGTCTCTTCATCAGCTTGTAGGCGTTGACCGGATGGGCCAGGAAGCCCTCGGGATCTGAACTGGAGACCCGCGTCAGGGAGTCCAGTTTGTTGGCCCAGCTAAGAGAGGATGAGGTTGACTTTAGTATTGCAGCAGATTCCTCCACATTTTTATTGGAATACGAGGGCAGAATATAGGAATCAGAAAGGGTATTAGACACATGGTCAGTTTTATTTTTGGGATTTATGTTAGTCTTAAA contains:
- the LOC130385869 gene encoding prolyl 4-hydroxylase subunit alpha-2-like isoform X1 → MRKLLSVVVWTLLCCSLSIQEDIFTSISQMTDLIHTEKELVQSLKEYIQAEESKLAAVKSWANKLDSLTRVSSSDPEGFLAHPVNAYKLMKRLHTEWSQLESLVLQDPSEGFISNISTHRPFFPDQEDEKGAAKALMRLQDTYQLDSESFSRGKLPGLHSNVLLTTDDCFDMGKTAYNDGDYYHSVLWMQQALRQLDMGEDSVASKATVLDYLSYSVYQMGDLPRAIELTLRLVALDSGHQRAGANLRYFERLLSKQLTEVKQSELTSFEEPIQIGTYARPKDHLPEREVYEALCRGEGVQMTEKRRSGLFCRYHDGNRNPRLLLRPMMEEDEWDSPRIVRYLNALSHDEIETIKQLAKPNLARATVRDPKTGVLTTANYRVSKSAWLEGEDDPVVARVNQRIEDITGLTVKTAELLQVANYGVGGQYEPHFDFSRKDEPDAFKRLGTGNRVATFLNYMSDVEAGGATVFPDFGAAIRPKKGTAVFWYNLFSSGEGDYRTRHAACPVLVGNKWVSNKWIHERGQEFRRPCGLTPGN
- the LOC130385869 gene encoding prolyl 4-hydroxylase subunit alpha-2-like isoform X2, which translates into the protein MRKLLSVVVWTLLCCSLSIQEDIFTSISQMTDLIHTEKELVQSLKEYIQAEESKLAAVKSWANKLDSLTRVSSSDPEGFLAHPVNAYKLMKRLHTEWSQLESLVLQDPSEGFISNISTHRPFFPDQEDEKGAAKALMRLQDTYQLDSESFSRGKLPGLHSNVLLTTDDCFDMGKTAYNDGDYYHSVLWMQQALRQLDMGEDSVASKATVLDYLSYSVYQMGDLPRAIELTLRLVALDSGHQRAGANLRYFERLLSKQLTEVKQSELTSFEEPIQIGTYARPKDHLPEREVYEALCRGEGVQMTEKRRSGLFCRYHDGNRNPRLLLRPMMEEDEWDSPRIVRYLNALSHDEIETIKQLAKPNLARATVRDPKTGVLTTANYRVSKSAWLEGEDDPVVARVNQRIEDITGLTVKTAELLQVANYGVGGQYEPHFDFSRRTFDSNLLVDGNRLATYLNYMSDVEAGGATVFPDFGAAIRPKKGTAVFWYNLFSSGEGDYRTRHAACPVLVGNKWVSNKWIHERGQEFRRPCGLTPGN